Proteins encoded together in one bacterium window:
- the ssb gene encoding single-stranded DNA-binding protein has translation MASYNRIIMMGNLTRDPEYKQVGSGQGVCRFGLASNRQFKNKQTGTMVQEVCFIDIDVWGAQAESCNQYLQKGRAVLVEGRLKLDSWQDQEGNKRSKHSIVADRVTFLAAASQAEDVEFDAEGMSAIAPAPASKVSFDDQFAPAKEAAPKRAAKPKAAVDSAPNSGEIAFNDQKPFEDDLPF, from the coding sequence ATGGCAAGTTATAATCGAATTATTATGATGGGCAACCTGACGCGCGATCCGGAATACAAACAAGTTGGTTCAGGCCAAGGCGTTTGCCGTTTTGGTTTAGCATCTAATCGCCAATTTAAAAACAAACAAACTGGTACCATGGTTCAAGAAGTTTGTTTTATTGATATTGATGTTTGGGGCGCTCAAGCAGAAAGTTGCAACCAGTACCTTCAAAAAGGTCGTGCGGTTTTGGTTGAAGGCCGTTTAAAACTTGATTCATGGCAAGATCAAGAAGGTAACAAGCGCAGCAAACATTCAATCGTTGCTGATCGTGTTACGTTCTTGGCAGCTGCATCGCAAGCTGAAGATGTTGAGTTTGATGCTGAAGGCATGAGTGCTATTGCGCCAGCGCCAGCAAGCAAAGTAAGTTTTGACGATCAATTTGCACCAGCAAAAGAAGCAGCGCCAAAACGCGCAGCAAAACCAAAAGCTGCGGTTGATTCAGCGCCAAACAGTGGCGAAATTGCTTTTAATGACCAAAAGCCTTTTGAAGACGATTTGCCATTCTAG
- the lpxB gene encoding lipid-A-disaccharide synthase: protein MKKIFIVAGELSGDKTAAWYINRLQQSDVYYEAVGGDYLQQAGAHLFERFEKLNVVGIVEIVRHLRRLLAFLTKITDHIVEQKFDEVVLVDFPGFNLRLAKKLKKRCSDIKITYLSPPQLWCWGAWRIKTIRRYCDQVVVLYPFEVAWYEARGVQAFWLGCPVYDRVQPYFENMHAKKPTVALIAGSRSSELVTLFPIVADVAARLAQQFPEMKFVIPQAESLSMNDLCVAIERSALKNYQARVVVVPGNESLAALSACSLAISKPGTITLELVLLNIPTVVLFKISWLSYWLARMVVKVKSMSLPNLLSADIICKEFIQQDCQPAVIAQYAAHLYKKSVRANYAHPQHDQVFGALRQQLSPPQS from the coding sequence ATGAAAAAAATCTTTATAGTTGCGGGCGAGCTTTCCGGTGATAAAACAGCAGCGTGGTATATTAATCGTTTACAGCAATCAGATGTTTATTATGAAGCGGTGGGTGGGGATTATCTGCAGCAGGCGGGTGCGCATCTTTTTGAACGATTTGAAAAGCTGAATGTCGTTGGTATTGTTGAAATCGTGCGTCATCTGCGTCGGCTTCTTGCGTTTCTTACAAAAATTACCGACCACATTGTTGAACAAAAATTTGATGAAGTGGTACTGGTAGACTTTCCTGGTTTTAATTTGCGTTTAGCAAAAAAATTAAAAAAACGTTGTTCTGATATTAAAATTACCTATTTGTCCCCGCCGCAGCTGTGGTGCTGGGGGGCATGGCGTATTAAAACGATTCGTCGTTATTGCGACCAGGTTGTGGTGCTGTATCCGTTTGAAGTGGCGTGGTACGAAGCACGTGGCGTGCAGGCTTTTTGGCTTGGTTGTCCTGTTTACGATCGTGTGCAGCCATATTTTGAAAATATGCATGCCAAAAAGCCAACCGTAGCCTTGATTGCCGGTTCGCGTTCAAGTGAGTTGGTAACGTTATTTCCCATAGTTGCCGATGTTGCCGCACGATTAGCTCAACAGTTTCCCGAAATGAAATTTGTTATTCCGCAAGCAGAATCTTTGTCGATGAACGATCTTTGTGTCGCTATTGAGCGCTCGGCGCTTAAAAATTATCAAGCGCGAGTGGTGGTGGTGCCGGGCAATGAAAGCTTGGCGGCCTTGAGTGCTTGTTCGCTTGCTATCAGTAAGCCGGGGACGATTACGCTTGAGCTGGTGCTTTTAAATATTCCAACCGTCGTGCTCTTTAAAATTTCGTGGTTGAGTTATTGGCTGGCGCGTATGGTGGTGAAAGTTAAAAGCATGTCCCTGCCCAATTTGCTGAGTGCTGATATAATTTGTAAAGAATTTATTCAGCAAGATTGTCAGCCAGCTGTCATTGCGCAATATGCCGCACATTTGTACAAAAAGTCAGTGCGTGCAAATTATGCACATCCGCAGCACGATCAAGTTTTTGGCGCGTTGCGGCAACAGTTGTCGCCGCCACAAAGCTGA
- a CDS encoding CDP-alcohol phosphatidyltransferase family protein codes for MSQDRRWVNVSNALTFLRIILAPLVVCGVLFQAWRATFLIFLVASVSDVLDGYCARLLNEKTALGEILDPIADKFFLLCSFGSLAFLATPSFSIPIWFVILFCVRELIILGGTYILMRINRNFQVEPTVWGKLTTLFQLLFIGWLFVCYFLHWAPTRTYAVVVILLALFSVLSLMQYMRIGLAYLCGFSKRDHN; via the coding sequence ATGTCTCAAGATCGCCGATGGGTTAATGTGTCTAACGCATTAACCTTTCTGCGTATTATTTTGGCACCGCTGGTGGTGTGTGGCGTGCTTTTTCAGGCATGGCGGGCGACTTTTTTAATTTTTTTAGTTGCATCGGTTAGTGATGTTCTTGACGGTTACTGTGCGCGTTTGTTAAATGAAAAAACAGCACTTGGTGAGATTTTAGATCCCATTGCCGATAAATTTTTTTTATTGTGTAGTTTTGGTTCGCTGGCATTTCTTGCAACTCCATCATTTTCGATTCCAATTTGGTTTGTGATTTTATTTTGTGTTCGCGAACTTATTATTTTGGGCGGCACCTATATTTTGATGCGGATTAATCGGAACTTTCAGGTTGAGCCGACCGTTTGGGGAAAACTTACAACGCTTTTTCAGTTGTTATTTATTGGGTGGCTTTTTGTATGCTACTTTTTACATTGGGCGCCAACGCGAACGTACGCCGTTGTAGTCATTTTATTGGCGTTGTTTTCTGTGCTTTCGTTGATGCAATACATGCGTATTGGTCTTGCCTATTTATGTGGTTTTTCAAAGCGTGATCATAACTAG
- a CDS encoding HD domain-containing protein produces MINRIKSRFLLISVVTLVVTWGVTLSHKKIMERCMSFVNKKQGTAQSQMGIGKDVQTPYGIFTVQEQVILDIIESPVMQRIKKVNQFGVPQIVKGMKQYSRYDHCLGVWALLRHFGAGIEEQIAGLLHDASHTVFSHVADFMFNTEGNKDAYQDTIHEWYLTQSTIPSVLAKHGMVLGDIMHKSGDHVALEQCLPDLCADRIDYNLQEGLLLSIIDEQDVSVILNDLVFSDGHWFFKTVKTARLFARIPLYLTQHSWGGPENFLVNIWTVQALQRAMDIKLLTKDDFHFSTDDVVWAKLVSSDDSIIKNAIRKIRTYKTSFTLVSKNDDHDYIICSKFRGVNPLVRDKGQLKRLTEIDKTYAAEYAQVRQVMAQGWAVKLVGYAAQDKQVKEDK; encoded by the coding sequence ATGATCAATCGTATTAAAAGTAGATTTTTGCTGATTAGTGTTGTTACACTCGTGGTAACGTGGGGCGTGACATTATCACATAAAAAAATCATGGAGCGTTGTATGTCGTTTGTAAACAAAAAGCAGGGCACAGCTCAAAGCCAGATGGGCATTGGGAAAGACGTTCAAACGCCGTATGGTATTTTTACCGTACAAGAACAAGTGATTTTGGACATTATTGAAAGTCCGGTTATGCAGCGCATTAAGAAGGTTAATCAGTTTGGGGTACCTCAAATTGTTAAAGGGATGAAGCAATATTCTCGTTATGACCATTGCCTTGGCGTGTGGGCGTTGTTGCGACATTTTGGTGCTGGCATTGAAGAACAAATTGCTGGTCTTTTGCATGATGCTTCTCATACGGTTTTTTCGCACGTTGCCGATTTCATGTTTAATACTGAAGGTAATAAAGATGCTTATCAAGATACGATTCATGAATGGTATCTGACTCAAAGTACTATTCCTTCGGTATTGGCAAAGCATGGCATGGTGTTGGGCGATATTATGCACAAGAGTGGGGATCATGTAGCTCTTGAACAATGTCTCCCGGATTTGTGTGCCGATCGTATTGACTATAATTTGCAAGAAGGCCTCTTGCTGAGCATTATTGACGAGCAAGATGTTAGCGTTATTTTGAATGATTTGGTGTTTAGTGATGGCCATTGGTTCTTTAAGACAGTAAAAACGGCGCGTCTTTTTGCACGCATTCCGTTGTATTTAACCCAACATTCATGGGGTGGGCCAGAAAATTTCTTGGTTAACATTTGGACGGTACAAGCATTACAACGTGCTATGGATATTAAGCTGCTGACCAAAGATGATTTTCATTTTTCAACTGACGATGTTGTGTGGGCAAAATTAGTTTCTTCTGATGATTCAATCATTAAGAATGCTATTAGAAAAATTAGAACATACAAAACATCGTTTACGTTGGTATCAAAAAATGATGATCATGATTATATAATTTGTTCTAAATTCCGCGGTGTTAATCCGCTGGTGAGGGATAAGGGTCAACTTAAACGCTTAACCGAGATTGACAAGACCTATGCGGCTGAGTACGCTCAAGTGCGTCAAGTTATGGCTCAGGGATGGGCGGTCAAACTTGTTGGTTATGCAGCCCAAGATAAACAGGTCAAAGAAGATAAGTAA
- a CDS encoding queuosine precursor transporter, with product MNEVIFLAHTFLMSLFTLTALKLGKEALISFICVQSILANLFVTKQMTLFGFDVTCSDVYMVGALFGLNLLQEFFGKKYVYTTIAISFFIVIFYLFMTQLHLAYLPNNFDTTQQHFVALLNLMPRIIIASIFTYIIVQLLDAQLYSTLKLLMNGRYPLLRNLVSLSCSQTLDTVMFSFLGLYGIVGSITNIILVSLAIKIITIALTSPFTSLAHRLMRNQNAIL from the coding sequence ATGAACGAGGTTATTTTTCTTGCTCACACTTTTTTGATGAGTCTCTTTACATTGACCGCTCTTAAACTTGGCAAAGAAGCGCTCATATCGTTTATTTGCGTGCAAAGTATTTTAGCAAATCTTTTTGTTACCAAACAGATGACGCTCTTCGGTTTTGATGTAACCTGCAGCGATGTTTACATGGTTGGCGCCCTTTTTGGTCTCAACTTGCTGCAAGAATTTTTTGGTAAAAAGTATGTGTATACCACCATCGCCATTAGCTTTTTTATTGTCATTTTTTATTTATTCATGACACAGCTCCACCTTGCTTACCTGCCTAACAATTTTGATACAACTCAACAGCACTTTGTAGCACTACTCAACTTAATGCCACGCATTATTATTGCTTCAATTTTTACTTATATTATCGTACAACTTCTTGATGCTCAGCTTTACAGTACACTCAAATTATTAATGAACGGCCGCTATCCATTGCTGCGCAATCTTGTTTCGCTCAGCTGCAGCCAAACGCTTGATACAGTCATGTTTAGCTTTCTAGGTCTTTATGGTATTGTTGGCTCTATTACCAACATAATCTTAGTCAGCCTTGCTATAAAAATTATTACCATCGCCCTCACTTCGCCGTTTACCTCTCTTGCTCACCGACTCATGAGGAATCAGAATGCCATTCTTTAA
- a CDS encoding tRNA-guanosine(34) transglycosylase codes for MPFFKFEIIHQSKKSRARVGRIHTPHGIIDTPNFVGVGTNGSLKALDNKTVQEIGLQLMFCNTYHLMLQPGTDIIKQAGGLHSFINRQMPIITDSGGFQVFSLTYGGVACEIKSKGTKKHGGSVLKITEEGVTFRSYRDGQKILLTPERSIQAQKDIGADIMISFDELPPYHISPYKLKESFDRTHRWEERSLNEHLKNVNKQALYAVIHGGIDPVLRKKSCAILTNMPFDGYSIGGSVGKNLQEMIIMLETTMPHLPIEKPNHLLGIGDVASLEASIPLGIDTFDSSHPTKAARHGLLFTNKGMVRVAKSGNATQHRPIEDDCTCFTCQNYTLAYLSHLFKANELTAFTLATIHNLHFMVRLMQHYREQILRDQI; via the coding sequence ATGCCATTCTTTAAATTTGAAATTATTCATCAATCAAAAAAATCTCGCGCACGCGTCGGCCGTATTCACACACCACACGGCATTATCGACACACCCAATTTTGTTGGAGTAGGCACTAATGGCTCACTCAAAGCACTCGACAACAAAACGGTTCAGGAAATCGGTTTGCAATTAATGTTTTGTAACACCTACCATCTCATGTTGCAACCGGGCACCGACATTATTAAACAAGCAGGCGGCCTGCATTCGTTTATCAACCGCCAAATGCCCATCATCACCGACTCTGGAGGCTTTCAAGTTTTTAGCTTAACTTACGGCGGCGTTGCTTGCGAAATTAAAAGCAAAGGCACAAAAAAACACGGCGGCAGCGTTTTAAAAATTACCGAAGAAGGGGTAACTTTTAGGTCGTATCGCGATGGCCAAAAAATTTTACTCACCCCAGAACGTTCAATACAAGCACAAAAAGATATTGGCGCCGACATTATGATCAGTTTTGATGAGCTTCCGCCCTACCACATTTCGCCGTACAAACTTAAAGAATCGTTCGATCGCACGCATCGCTGGGAAGAACGCTCACTCAACGAACATTTAAAAAATGTTAACAAACAAGCCTTGTACGCCGTTATTCATGGCGGCATTGACCCAGTATTGCGAAAAAAAAGTTGTGCTATTTTAACAAACATGCCATTTGACGGTTACTCAATTGGCGGCAGTGTTGGTAAAAATTTACAAGAAATGATCATCATGCTCGAAACAACAATGCCTCACTTGCCAATAGAAAAACCAAATCACTTGCTCGGGATCGGCGATGTGGCTTCACTTGAAGCATCTATTCCTCTCGGCATTGATACGTTCGACAGCTCACACCCAACCAAAGCAGCACGACATGGCCTTTTATTTACCAACAAAGGAATGGTCCGCGTCGCAAAAAGTGGCAATGCTACACAACACAGACCAATTGAAGATGATTGCACGTGCTTTACCTGCCAAAACTATACACTTGCGTATCTCAGCCATCTTTTCAAAGCAAATGAATTAACGGCGTTTACGCTGGCAACTATTCACAATCTTCATTTTATGGTGCGGTTGATGCAACACTATCGCGAGCAAATTTTACGTGATCAGATTTAA
- the murB gene encoding UDP-N-acetylmuramate dehydrogenase produces the protein MKILSAISLSDKNWFQTGGCAQYFAQPTTAEEFQQALAFANEQHLPITMLGQGANVLISDQGVVGLVIRPRIGHLIIDCEQGLVTAGAGLDMQEVIDAALDQGLHGLEDFSGIPGSIGGCVYINIHYFQYLLSNFLVSAQVVNRITGALEIVDAAWFCFGYNESILQQRDYYLVEATFKLTPVSCEQAWYHKGRRDEIVRHRAQRYPHARTCGSFFRNFRDYELLPLVAGKRVPFVAYYLDKIGVKGALQIGGAIVSYQHANMLVTQQGATSHDVVLLARTMQIRVFENFGVLIEPECQFLGFSEYPLIKSDHVKFARDSVASTAP, from the coding sequence ATGAAGATTTTGTCCGCCATTTCATTGAGCGATAAAAATTGGTTTCAAACGGGTGGTTGTGCTCAGTATTTTGCCCAGCCCACCACGGCTGAAGAGTTTCAGCAAGCGCTTGCTTTTGCCAACGAGCAGCACCTGCCCATAACCATGTTGGGCCAAGGAGCCAACGTGTTGATTAGCGATCAGGGAGTTGTGGGGCTGGTGATTAGGCCGCGGATTGGTCACTTGATTATTGATTGCGAGCAGGGCCTGGTTACCGCTGGGGCGGGGCTTGATATGCAGGAAGTTATTGATGCGGCTTTAGATCAGGGCTTGCATGGCTTGGAAGATTTTAGTGGTATTCCCGGATCAATTGGTGGGTGTGTTTATATCAACATTCATTATTTTCAGTATTTATTGAGCAACTTTTTGGTCAGCGCGCAGGTAGTGAATCGTATCACGGGAGCACTTGAAATTGTTGATGCGGCATGGTTTTGTTTTGGTTATAACGAATCGATTTTGCAGCAGAGAGATTATTATTTGGTTGAAGCAACATTTAAACTGACGCCGGTCAGTTGCGAGCAAGCTTGGTATCATAAAGGGCGTCGTGATGAAATTGTGCGTCATCGAGCGCAACGCTATCCGCATGCTCGAACCTGTGGTAGTTTTTTTAGAAATTTTCGAGATTACGAACTGTTGCCATTGGTTGCTGGCAAACGCGTGCCATTTGTAGCGTACTATTTAGACAAAATTGGCGTGAAGGGTGCGCTCCAGATTGGTGGAGCTATTGTGTCGTATCAGCATGCTAATATGTTGGTAACGCAGCAGGGCGCCACATCACACGATGTGGTTTTGTTGGCGCGCACCATGCAGATACGTGTCTTTGAAAACTTTGGTGTGCTGATTGAACCAGAATGCCAATTTCTTGGTTTTAGCGAATATCCACTTATTAAATCTGATCACGTAAAATTTGCTCGCGATAGTGTTGCATCAACCGCACCATAA
- a CDS encoding N-acetylmuramoyl-L-alanine amidase, producing the protein MRQKDQRPATKPGALRVMLNACYSAKNVSHQVRHNLSTQLTTQAQKFLTQAGFRVIAARQDGQALSLLEHVDLAQQLNADLLIIVAINHQKRAVQPETIIQTSYSAGPISLQTHHGFWSLNMPPGNFLSLLHELPIFTTEVCQKIATTIHHNISRTFHHNQNMRHSLSQFSLISPHKTPFMLLHLAITFHDNNHDFVLPEKDHKSLARHLAHTIQQYSGTSQTQKNH; encoded by the coding sequence ATGCGACAGAAAGATCAACGCCCAGCAACCAAGCCTGGCGCTTTGCGCGTAATGCTTAATGCATGCTACTCGGCGAAAAACGTTTCGCATCAGGTCAGGCACAATTTAAGCACTCAACTCACCACTCAGGCACAAAAATTTCTAACACAAGCAGGCTTTCGCGTTATTGCTGCCCGTCAAGATGGCCAAGCACTTTCACTGCTCGAGCATGTTGATCTGGCACAACAACTAAACGCTGATTTATTAATTATTGTAGCTATTAATCACCAAAAAAGAGCAGTTCAGCCAGAAACTATTATTCAAACCAGTTATAGCGCCGGTCCAATCTCATTACAAACACATCACGGCTTTTGGTCGCTCAACATGCCACCAGGCAATTTTTTGTCATTGCTACATGAATTACCAATTTTTACCACCGAGGTATGCCAAAAAATTGCAACAACTATTCACCACAACATTTCTCGGACATTTCATCATAACCAAAACATGCGGCACTCTTTGAGCCAGTTCTCATTGATATCGCCACACAAAACCCCCTTTATGCTGCTACATCTTGCTATAACTTTTCATGACAATAATCATGATTTCGTGTTGCCCGAAAAAGACCACAAGTCACTTGCTCGCCACCTTGCGCACACCATTCAGCAGTATTCTGGGACATCGCAAACACAGAAAAATCATTAA